The Epinephelus lanceolatus isolate andai-2023 chromosome 8, ASM4190304v1, whole genome shotgun sequence genome includes a window with the following:
- the cdk16 gene encoding cyclin-dependent kinase 16, with protein MERMRKIKRQLSLTLGRGGAGGGDRTLSDTINQEVTSHSDSEVVSLRGSSGSLKVRGSSSSVQSLLQSYSSSLRKPRGLGRSLSSYLNHTTRLEIVHEDVKMSSDGESDPASSSDDVQSPVRVRLRNKKISSEDINKRLSLPADIRLPDDYLEKFNLIGPALFEQPISRRLRRVSLSEIGFGKLETYIKLDKLGEGTYATVYKGRSKLTDNLVALKEIRLEHEEGAPCTAIREVSLLKDLKHANIVTLHDIIHTQKSLTLVFEYLDKDLKQYLDDCGNIIHVHNVKLFLFQLLRGLSYCHRRKVLHRDLKPQNLLINERGELKLADFGLARAKSIPTKTYSNEVVTLWYRPPDILLGSTDYSTHIDMWGVGCIFYEMATGRPLFPGSTVEEELHFIFKLLGTPTEQSWPGISSNDEFVAYNYPQYRAERLSNHTPRLSSEGVDLLSKFLQFEGKKRISSAESMNHRYFSNLGNRAMTLPDTTSIFSLPEIQLEKETIRPTTVTPDPANSPGKRRSLLF; from the exons AtggagaggatgaggaagatCAAACGGCAGCTGTCACTCACTCTGGGGAGGGGAGGGGCCGGGGGAGGGGACAGGACGCTGAGTGACACCATCaaccaggaagtgacatcacacagtgactcag AGGTGGTGTCTCTTCGTGGTTCCTCTGGAAGTTTGAAGGTTCGAGGTTCGTCTTCATCAGTTCAGTCTCTCCTACAGTCGTACAGCAGCTCACTGAGGAAGCCTCGAGGCCTCGGACGCAGCCTGAGCTCCTACCTGAACCACACCACCAGACTGG agatCGTCCATGAGGATGTGAAGATGAGTTCAGATGGAGAAAGTGATCCAGCTTCTTCATCAGATGATGTTCAAAGTCCCGTCAGAGTGAGACTGAGAAACAAGAAGATCTCCTctgag GACATCAACAAACGTCTCTCGTTACCGGCCGACATCCGTCTTCCAGACGATTACCTGGAGAAGTTTAATCTGATTGGTCCGGCTCTGTTTGAGCAGCCAATTAGCCGAAGGCTGCGCAGAGTGTCTCTG tcAGAGATTGGTTTTGGGAAACTGGAGACGTACATCAAACTGGACAAACTGGGAGAG GGGACATATGCTACAGTGTATAAAGGTCGCAGTAAACTGACTGATAACCTCGTGGCTCTGAAGGAAATTCGACTGGAACATGAAGAAGGAGCTCCGTGTACTGCAATCAGAGAAG TGTCTCTGCTGAAGGATCTGAAACACGCCAACATCGTCACGCTCCATGACATCATCCACACACAGAAGTCCCTCACGCTAGTGTTTGAGTATctg GACAAAGATCTGAAACAGTATCTGGACGACTGTGGAAACATTATCCATGTTCACAATGTCAAA CTCTTCCTGTTCCAGTTGCTTCGAGGTTTGTCGTATTGTCATCGGAGGAAAGTTCTCCACAGAGACCTGAAACCCCAAAATCTGCTGATCAACGAGCGAGGAGAACTAAAACTGGCTGACTTTG gTCTGGCTCGAGCAAAGTCCATCCCGACAAAGACATACTCTAACGAGGTGGTGACGCTGTGGTACCGACCGCCGGACATCCTGCTGGGCAGCACCGACTACTCCACTCACATTGACATGTG gggTGTTGGTTGTATCTTCTATGAGATGGCGACAGGTCGACCTCTGTTTCCTGGTTCCACGGTAGAGGAGGAGCTCCACTTCATCTTCAAACTCCTGG GCACTCCCACAGAGCAGAGCTGGCCTGGGATCAGCTCTAATGACGAATTTGTGGCGTACAACTACCCTCAGTACAGAGCGGAGAGACTGAGTAACCACACCCCCAG gctcAGCAGTGAAGGTGTGGACCTGTTGTCAAAGTTCCTGCAG TTTGAAGGGAAGAAGAGGATCTCATCAGCTGAGTCAATGAATCACCGTTACTTTAGTAACCTTGGAAACAGAGCGATGACACTTCCTGACA CAACGTCCATCTTCAGTCTGCCAGAGATCCAGCTGGAGAAAGAAACGATCAGACCAACAACAGTCACACCTGAtccag cGAACAGTCCGGGCAAGAGGCGGAGTCTGCTGTTCTGA